A region from the Mesotoga sp. Brook.08.105.5.1 genome encodes:
- a CDS encoding ferredoxin, translating into MKVYVDKDTCIGCGVCEGICPDVFRMNDDGKAEVIVPETEAACAQDAADSCPVQSIKVE; encoded by the coding sequence GTGAAAGTATATGTAGACAAAGATACTTGTATTGGCTGTGGCGTGTGCGAAGGAATATGCCCCGATGTCTTCAGAATGAATGATGATGGAAAGGCAGAGGTGATTGTTCCGGAGACAGAAGCGGCTTGTGCTCAGGATGCCGCTGATTCCTGTCCAGTTCAGTCAATAAAAGTAGAATAG
- a CDS encoding hydroxyacid dehydrogenase, with product MLRLHANDPLDKTAMKILEDSNLFQISAEHLDKDQLLEIMPEVEVLVVRSATKVTSEIIEAGKKLKLIARAGVGLDNVDVESARKHNILVRNTPGANAISVAELTFGLLLGLVRHIPRGTYGIKEGKWEKKELKGTEIFGKTIGLIGFGAIGREVAKRALAFGMKVCAYDPFVKETDLEVDLTDTIDSLIERSDIISLHIPLTPETKHIIGEKEISLMKDGVIIINASRGGTIDEQALYNGLVSGKVSGAALDVFEVEPPSDELRRKLIGLGNVICVPHVGASTSEGQKRVGLEMAKIIVKECKGMI from the coding sequence ATGCTTCGACTTCATGCTAACGATCCTCTAGATAAAACTGCGATGAAGATACTCGAAGACAGCAATCTCTTCCAGATATCTGCAGAGCATCTCGATAAAGATCAGTTGCTTGAGATAATGCCTGAGGTTGAAGTGCTCGTTGTCAGGAGTGCGACGAAAGTCACATCAGAGATAATCGAGGCAGGGAAGAAACTCAAGCTAATCGCAAGAGCTGGAGTTGGGTTGGACAATGTAGATGTCGAGTCGGCAAGGAAGCACAATATCCTTGTCAGAAATACACCTGGCGCGAACGCGATATCGGTGGCTGAGCTGACTTTTGGATTGCTTCTTGGACTGGTCAGACATATTCCAAGAGGTACTTACGGAATTAAGGAAGGAAAGTGGGAGAAGAAGGAGCTCAAGGGTACCGAGATCTTTGGCAAGACTATAGGATTGATCGGGTTTGGAGCAATAGGCAGAGAAGTAGCAAAGAGAGCATTGGCATTTGGAATGAAAGTCTGTGCGTACGATCCTTTTGTTAAGGAAACCGATTTGGAAGTCGATCTGACGGACACCATTGACTCACTTATTGAGAGATCGGATATAATATCGCTCCACATACCCCTCACTCCCGAAACGAAACACATAATTGGTGAAAAAGAGATCTCCCTGATGAAAGACGGCGTTATTATTATCAATGCAAGCCGAGGTGGGACCATAGATGAACAGGCACTCTACAACGGATTGGTTTCAGGTAAGGTTTCTGGAGCAGCCCTTGATGTTTTTGAGGTAGAGCCGCCGTCCGACGAGTTGAGAAGGAAACTTATCGGACTGGGGAACGTCATTTGCGTTCCTCATGTAGGAGCAAGTACATCGGAGGGTCAGAAGAGAGTTGGCCTGGAGATGGCCAAGATAATCGTTAAAGAGTGTAAGGGCATGATATAA
- a CDS encoding alanine--glyoxylate aminotransferase family protein: MAKMIKKNYLLAPGPTPVPIDVLLEGARDTIHHRTPQFKKIFEDAVSGTKNVFKTENDLFILASSGTGAMEMAVTNIVNPGEKVIVCSVGKFGERWLELAKTFGADVVLLEREYGDFYTPEMVEESLNANPDAVAVLTTLSETSTGTVMDIEGISKVVKKAGKLIVVDGISGLVAEPLLTDEWGLDIVVSGSQKGFMLPPGLAFISFSKEAVEKAKNTKSTSYYFNLKKYLKDPLPWTPAVNLIYQQSLAVKMLLDEGMENVWARHELMGKATREAIKAMGLELFSKRPGNVLTSVKVPEGVDGGKIVSIMRDEYGVTIAGGQGAMKGNIFRIAHLGYMSDYDVVIALTALEKVLRRLGFNVEYGTGAKVAMEVFEKEGA; the protein is encoded by the coding sequence TTGGCAAAGATGATTAAGAAGAATTACCTACTTGCTCCTGGGCCCACCCCGGTTCCTATCGATGTACTACTTGAAGGTGCTAGGGATACTATTCATCACAGAACTCCACAGTTCAAAAAAATCTTTGAAGATGCGGTAAGCGGCACTAAGAATGTCTTCAAGACGGAGAATGATCTATTCATTCTAGCTTCTTCAGGAACAGGTGCCATGGAAATGGCCGTCACGAATATTGTAAATCCCGGCGAGAAAGTCATAGTTTGCAGTGTTGGAAAGTTTGGCGAAAGATGGCTTGAGCTAGCAAAGACTTTCGGTGCAGATGTTGTCTTGTTGGAGAGGGAGTATGGAGATTTCTACACTCCGGAAATGGTTGAAGAATCCCTTAATGCCAACCCGGATGCGGTTGCAGTTCTGACGACTCTTAGTGAGACATCCACAGGTACTGTAATGGATATCGAAGGTATCAGCAAAGTTGTGAAGAAGGCCGGCAAGCTGATTGTGGTTGATGGTATAAGCGGTCTTGTTGCAGAGCCATTGCTAACGGATGAGTGGGGACTGGATATCGTTGTCTCCGGTTCTCAGAAGGGTTTCATGCTACCTCCTGGACTGGCCTTCATATCATTCAGCAAAGAAGCCGTTGAAAAGGCTAAGAACACGAAATCGACAAGCTACTATTTTAATCTGAAGAAATATCTCAAAGACCCTCTTCCATGGACGCCCGCAGTTAATTTGATCTATCAGCAGAGCCTTGCAGTAAAAATGCTCCTTGACGAAGGCATGGAGAATGTGTGGGCACGACACGAACTGATGGGAAAGGCAACAAGAGAAGCCATAAAAGCTATGGGGCTGGAGCTTTTTTCCAAGAGACCGGGAAACGTCCTCACTTCTGTCAAAGTACCTGAAGGAGTCGACGGCGGCAAAATCGTCTCTATTATGAGAGACGAATATGGCGTAACAATCGCAGGAGGACAGGGCGCGATGAAAGGAAACATCTTCAGAATTGCACACCTCGGCTATATGTCCGACTATGACGTAGTAATTGCCCTAACGGCTCTTGAGAAAGTCTTGCGAAGACTCGGCTTCAATGTCGAGTACGGGACCGGAGCGAAAGTCGCTATGGAAGTATTCGAAAAGGAGGGTGCGTGA
- a CDS encoding 6-bladed beta-propeller produces the protein MDFLKWFAILTVLIISSISLLGLSVTFEKSWGSQGNKDGQFSDPQGLASDGKDFIYVADTLNHRIQVFDSTGKHQMSFGRFGSERGEFLFPHDVVVDSKGSIYVADSQNGRVQKFDNENKFVKSWGSKGAEPGQFDGPMYIAIDGADTIYVGDAFNQRVQVFDGEGTLLLTVGAKVNMFEAMNPGNLASISGLSVDSNGNIYVSDDIMRRIQKFDSQGNYISNWASTYEGNWGQPGESVVDRFGNLFFINKMTSMILVLDPDGNFLFEWGGVGTTSGLFTKPFNICVDGKDNVFVLEQLGNRIQRFKINY, from the coding sequence GTGGATTTTTTGAAGTGGTTTGCCATTCTTACGGTTCTGATTATTTCTTCTATTTCGTTGCTAGGTTTGTCCGTGACTTTCGAAAAGTCATGGGGGTCTCAAGGAAACAAGGACGGACAGTTCAGTGACCCTCAGGGGCTTGCCTCAGACGGGAAAGATTTCATTTACGTAGCCGACACACTTAATCATAGAATTCAGGTTTTCGACAGCACCGGAAAACACCAAATGTCCTTCGGAAGGTTTGGCAGCGAGCGAGGTGAATTCCTTTTCCCGCATGATGTTGTTGTAGATTCTAAAGGCAGTATATACGTCGCTGATTCCCAGAATGGCAGAGTTCAGAAGTTCGATAACGAGAACAAGTTTGTGAAGTCATGGGGAAGTAAAGGTGCAGAACCCGGTCAGTTTGACGGACCTATGTATATTGCAATCGATGGCGCAGACACAATATATGTAGGCGATGCTTTCAATCAAAGAGTTCAGGTTTTCGATGGGGAAGGAACTCTTCTGCTGACAGTAGGCGCAAAGGTAAACATGTTCGAGGCAATGAACCCCGGCAATCTCGCCTCAATATCGGGGTTGAGTGTTGACAGCAATGGAAACATCTACGTATCGGACGACATAATGAGAAGAATCCAGAAGTTTGATTCCCAAGGGAACTACATTTCAAACTGGGCCTCAACCTATGAAGGCAACTGGGGCCAGCCTGGAGAGTCTGTGGTAGATCGTTTTGGAAATCTGTTCTTTATAAACAAAATGACAAGTATGATACTAGTTCTTGATCCGGACGGAAACTTCCTCTTTGAGTGGGGAGGTGTAGGAACTACAAGTGGTTTATTTACGAAGCCTTTCAATATATGTGTCGACGGTAAAGACAATGTGTTTGTACTGGAGCAATTAGGAAATAGGATTCAAAGATTCAAGATCAATTACTAA